CCTGCGCGAAGTTGACGACGTCCTCCCGCCCCGGTGGGTACCACCCACCGGCTCCGGCACTGCCGCCGTCGCCGGACGGCAGACTCGTCCAGGACCCCGCGCCGCGTCTGCTCTCGACGAATCCGAGTTCGCGGAGCTCGTCGAGAGCACTCGTCACGAGGTTGCGGCTCACCCCGAGACCGGCGGCGAACGCTCGTTCGGCGGGCAGTCGCGTTCCGGGAGGCAACTGCCCCTCGAGCACCAGTCCGCGCAACGCGTCGCGCAGCGCGTCGGCTCGGGGACGCCGCCCACCGGTCCAGTCACCCAGCAACCGGACGACGACATTGGCTCCCACTCTGCCGTCCACGGAGAACACCATGGGGCCACTTTTCCAACATTGGCCCTGTCGTGAAAAGCCCCCGGGGACATACCAAGGACCACATGACGAAAAGCGCACCGCGTGTGGACCTCAGCTCGCTGCCCGTGCGGGACCGGCCCGCTTCCAGGCTCGTGCAGCTCTTCGCAGGGCTGGTCCTGTACGGGACGAGCATGGCGATGATGGTCCGCTCCGGTTTGGGACTCGCGCCGTGGGACGTGCTGCACGAGGGACTGGCCGAAAGCGCGGGTACGGGATTCGGCGTGGTCACGGCCCTGACCGGTGCGATCGTGCTGCTGCTGTGGGTTCCACTGCGGCAGCGTCCCGGCCTCGGGACTGTGGCCAACGTCGTGGTCGTCGCCCTGTCGGTGGACGCGGCGCTGTGGCTGCTTCCAACGGTGGAATCCCCGCTCGTCGGGGCGCTGCTGCTGATCGGCGGTGTGCTGTGCAACGGAGTCGCCACCGCGACCTACGTGGGCAGCAGGTTCGGGCCCGGCCCCAGGGACGGGCTGATGACCGGCCTGCACGAGCGGACGGGCCTGTCGCTGCGCACGGTCCGCACGGGCCTCGAGGTCGCGGTGCTGGTGACGGGCTGGGTGCTCGGCGGGACCGTCGGGGTGGGAACGGCCTGCTACGCGCTGGCCATCGGGCCGTTGACGCAGCTCGCGATGCCCGTTGTGGCGGTGAGCACCGCACGAGCCGGACAATCCGGCACATGACCACTGTGCGGACGGCCGAACAGCCAGGAGCAGGACCCGGCGGGACGAGCGAGGACGTGGTGCTGGTGCTGCGGAACGCGGTAGCCGTGCTGGACGGCGCGACCTCGTTGCGCCCCACCGAGCACACCGGAGGTTGGTACGCGGCCGAACTCGCCGAGAAGCTGCGCCCCAGGCTGGAAGCGGAGGGAGCCGAGCTCGCCGAATCGCTCGCGACGGCGATCTCGGAAACCGCGACCGCCCACGGGTTGCGCCCCGGAAGCGCCCCCTCCAGCACGGTCTCGATCCTGCGCTGGAACGAGAGCTCGGTGGAGGCGCTGGTGCTCGCCGACAGCCCGGCCGTGGTGTTCACCGATTCGGGGGCCGAGGTGGTCAGCGACGACAGGCTGGCCGAGTTGAGCGTCCCGCAC
This genomic stretch from Actinopolyspora halophila DSM 43834 harbors:
- a CDS encoding protein phosphatase 2C domain-containing protein, with translation MTTVRTAEQPGAGPGGTSEDVVLVLRNAVAVLDGATSLRPTEHTGGWYAAELAEKLRPRLEAEGAELAESLATAISETATAHGLRPGSAPSSTVSILRWNESSVEALVLADSPAVVFTDSGAEVVSDDRLAELSVPHGGGYRRRLRAGGGFDELHGQNLREAVDETSRWRNVEGGFWVAEADPVAAYRAVVRSWPRPRVESALLASDGVSGGVEQYDSYPDWPALLSHAHEQGPQAVLDRVRAAEDSDPDGSHWPRPKKHDDQALVVVDFEHDE
- a CDS encoding YczE/YyaS/YitT family protein — translated: MTKSAPRVDLSSLPVRDRPASRLVQLFAGLVLYGTSMAMMVRSGLGLAPWDVLHEGLAESAGTGFGVVTALTGAIVLLLWVPLRQRPGLGTVANVVVVALSVDAALWLLPTVESPLVGALLLIGGVLCNGVATATYVGSRFGPGPRDGLMTGLHERTGLSLRTVRTGLEVAVLVTGWVLGGTVGVGTACYALAIGPLTQLAMPVVAVSTARAGQSGT